Proteins from a genomic interval of Oreochromis aureus strain Israel breed Guangdong linkage group 6, ZZ_aureus, whole genome shotgun sequence:
- the si:dkey-93h22.7 gene encoding uncharacterized protein si:dkey-93h22.7, with the protein MFASFFVVILGLCCCFKESSQFFLGRPQLYGPNEALVKTYVEFQCEVPHPPTDHEILLQIFKEDDPNKALGEYTLLEGLAGNIPMVIKKRHDGYLKCVASVQNRSISHINSTSSNLHYLKVIEPVKGARIINSGPDDFFEGETLQLICQLSAGNYISYKWLHNDQLVSPSSLRRIYDNQLTIYRTNPQDSGSYKCVATNVFNKTVFTSNSSEIEITVKEFVSAPDISFTVLKEEPQNYFAIVVCNSTQGDLPITYSLYRGKEQVINMTVEERHYVFKLPLVLDRHLGFLRCHASNGEQTTYSQWLPLNVVPVSGPVTMHYDYDTGENYAVTGLRFYCKAEKGSHPHYQWFHNKTLLQDRGTYYQVVDQMPQRSILLLSVGRESAGTYYCEVSDSFDNSTAISSKRRYLDKEVLNRIPDFVVGVVFGSFAFLIFLMSACCWIGVIFRKRQYGEKSLWSLEMQRSKAVYEDELDFSVHSDDSDLLKTAREDEFDQASESSEDEWPQIQKKTLKDELV; encoded by the exons ATGTTTGCTTCCTTCTTTGTGGTCATTCTGG ggttgtgctgctgcttcaagGAAAGCA gtCAGTTTTTTCTGGGGCGTCCACAACTGTATGGCCCCAACGAGGCTTTGGTGAAAACATATGTAGAGTTTCAATGTGAAGTGCCGCACCCTCCAACAGATCACGAAATCCTGCTGCAGATATTTAA GGAGGATGACCCCAACAAGGCATTGGGTGAATACACTTTACTGGAAGGGCTGGCCGGAAACATTCCCATGGTTATCAAAAAGCGTCATGACGGCTATCTGAAGTGTGTGGCTAGCGTACAAAACCGCTCTATCTCTCATATTAATTCCACGTCCAGCAACCTACACTATTTAAAGGTTATTG AGCCGGTGAAAGGTGCACGGATCATCAATTCAGGTCCAGATGACTTCTTTGAGGGAGAAACACTTCAGCTAATCTGTCAACTTAGCGCTGGAAATTATATCTCCTACAAATGGCTGCACAATGATCAGCTTGTATCGCCATCTTCCCTCCGTCGTATTTATGACAACCAGCTCACAATCTACAG AACAAATCCTCAAGACAGTGGCTCCTACAAGTGTGTGGCTACCAACGTCTTCAACAAAACAGTCTTCACCTCCAACAGCTCTGAGATTGAAATCACAGTCAAAG AGTTTGTGTCAGCCCCTGACATCTCCTTCACTGTGTTAAAGGAAGAGCCACAAAATTATTTTGCAATAGTTGTCTGTAACTCAACACAAGGAGATCTGCCTATCACCTACTCGCTGTACCGTGGGAAAGAGCAGGTCATCAACATGACAGTGGAAGAGAGACATTACGTATTTAAGCTTCCTTTGGTCTTGGACCGCCACTTAGGCTTTCTCAGATGCCATGCGAGCAACGGAGAACAGACCACATACAGTCAGTGGTTGCCCTTGAATGTTG TCCCTGTTAGTGGACCTGTGACAATGCATTATGACTACGACACTGGAGAAAACTACGCTGTAACTGGCCTGAGGTTCTACTGCAAAGCGGAGAAGGGATCACATCCACACTATCAGTGGTTCCACAACAAAACCCTCCTACAGGATCGAGGAACCTACTACCAAGTGGTGGACCAGATGCCACAACGATCGATACTCCTGCTATCTGTGGGGAGGGAAAGCGCTGGGACGTACTACTGTGAAGTATCAGACAGCTTCGACAACAGCACCGCCATAAGCAGCAAGAGGCGATATTTGGATAAAGAAG TGCTGAACCGCATTCCTGACTTTGTAGTGGGAGTTGTATTTGGAAGTTTTGCCTTTTTGATTTTCCTGATGTCTGCTTGTTGCTGGATTGGAGTGATTTTCA GGAAGAGGCAGTATGGAGAAAAGTCTCT GTGGAGCTTGGAGATGCAGAGAAGCAAAGCTGTATATGAGGACGAGCTG GACTTTTCAGTCCACAGTGACGATTCTGATCTGCTGAAAACAGCGAGAGAGGATGAATTCGATCAG GCATCTGAATCCTCTGAAGATGAATGGCCCCAGATTCAGAAGAAGACTTTGAAGGATGAACTAGTTTAA
- the LOC116330917 gene encoding Fc receptor-like protein 5 isoform X3, whose amino-acid sequence MKLTAQYVICLQHMCNTLASLGKLKKPCPKVHERVMEKRQALYFLPVLAVASFLIKITSFSHYTQLKGTGGSSSLRPVLTGPDLAFSGPRVVFRCVAPNVSPPVIYELIKDGRVRIGRDRDFHGGQVALFPIKVTAASEGSYHCRATAGGTREISNSIKLRVVTPPSYTRVTSEPFPPVAYEGSRMALSCDVEMGSHLSYSWFFNRKEITSSTSLPFHFVGNKLLVERVTPEYAGNYSCSAWTSVNEIKRISSSTEVQVTIKVYVSKPEISFSVHKEGTGYHGNVTCWSTRGSPPVNFYLLLDGKEVDSATAAQTLAAWFLVVVVPELDMGEARCRVKTENQDLTSEPVNLEVVPVGGNVKVEVEYLYTADSKLTTARLSCHVSRGTFPYISWLFNDSVLPSESHPDSHIQPILPHIAFADRRRSLVLTKLSPEESGYYRCRARDNYDDAGPWVESAAELVQVTGFCMNITEAVTITFCCFVLLILVVGSACVYKMFENKQAHTNSVPANSDALQSELTHQSGGNTADTTATDCDVQNQITEVTV is encoded by the exons ATGAAGTTAACAGCCCAGTATGTTATCTGCTTGCAACACATGTGTAACACCCTTGCAAGCCTTGGCAAGCTGAAGAAACCATGCCCAAAGGTACATGAGAGGGTTATGGAGAAACGTCAGGCTCTTTATTTTTTGCCAGTTTTGG CTGTGGCAAGTTTCCTCATCAAGATAA CTTCCTTCAGTCACTACACACAGCTTAAGGGCACAG GTGGATCAAGCTCTCTTCGCCCGGTGCTGACTGGTCCTGACCTGGCCTTCAGTGGCCCAAGGGTGGTTTTCCGTTGTGTTGCACCTAACGTCTCCCCACCAGTCATCTATGAGCTGATAAAGGATGGACGTGTGCGAATTGGCCGCGATAGAGATTTTCATGGTGGCCAAGTTGCATTATTCCCTATCAAAGTAACTGCAGCGTCAGAAGGGTCATACCACTGCAGGGCCACAGCTGGAGGAACCAGAGAAATCAGCAACAGCATTAAGCTGAGAGTAGTCA CTCCACCATCATATACCAGAGTGACCTCTGAACCCTTCCCCCCAGTTGCATATGAGGGGTCACGCATGGCCCTGAGCTGTGATGTTGAAATGGGGTCCCACCTTTCCTACAGCTGgttttttaacaggaaggaaatAACATCTTCCACTTCTCTCCCCTTCCACTTTGTGGGAAACAAGCTGTTGGTTGAGAGGGTAACTCCTGAGTATGCTGGAAATTATTCTTGTAGTGCTTGGACCAGCGTGAATGAGATCAAGAGGATTTCCAGCAGCACAGAGGTCCAGGTGACAATCAAAG TCTATGTTTCAAAGCCAGAGATCTCCTTCTCCGTTCATAAAGAGGGAACCGGTTACCATGGCAATGTGACGTGCTGGTCAACAAGAGGGAGCCCTCCGGTGAACTTTTATCTTTTACTAGATGGTAAAGAAGTGGACTCTGCCACAGCAGCTCAGACCCTCGCTGCCTGGTTCCTTGTAGTCGTAGTACCCGAGCTGGACATGGGAGAGGCACGATGCCGGGTGAAAACCGAGAATCAGGACCTCACGAGTGAGCCCGTGAACCTGGAAGTAG TCCCAGTTGGAGGAAATGTGAAAGTGGAGGTGGAATATCTGTACACAGCTGATTCCAAACTGACTACAGCAAGGCTGAGCTGTCACGTCAGCAGAGGAACTTTTCCTTACATCTCGTGGCTCTTCAATGACTCTGTCCTTCCCTCTGAGTCTCATCCGGATTCCCACATTCAGCCCATCCTGCCTCACATTGCCTTCGCTGACCGAAGACGATCCCTCGTCCTCACTAAGCTCAGCCCAGAGGAGTCTGGGTATTACCGCTGCAGGGCCAGGGACAACTACGATGACGCTGGGCCCTGGGTGGAGAGTGCAGCTGAGCTGGTCCAAGTCACAG GTTTTTGCATGAACATCACAGAAGCTGTCACCATCACATTCTGCTGCTTCGTTCTCCTCATTCTAGTAGTGGGTTCAGCCTGCGTGTACAAGATGTTTGAAAACAAGCAAG CTCATACCAACAGTGTTCCAGCAAA CTCTGATGCACTTCAGTCTGAACTGACACACCAGTCAGGGGGAAATACGGCTGATACTACCGCTACAGATTGCGATGTTCAAAATCAG atCACTGAGGTCACAGTATGA
- the syngr2b gene encoding synaptogyrin-2b — MADMEETGGVSAYGAAFAGGGFDFYKFIRQPQTIVRFLSWIFAMVVFACITGEGYVNTHYEAEAKCIFNHNDSACHYAVGIGVIAFLACVAFLVLDVYLPFMSNAEERKFAVIADLGFSGVWTFLWFVCFCLLASQWTKTPDDHSIPKDAARASIAFSFFSIATWGILTYFALGRFRHGINDVAIPTYTETVPDIATPYPPTYAPTSYNPTTYTPTTYTPTTYTPTTYTAYPSNLPDIQQQPPLAQNLPPKVDAGYQPPSY, encoded by the exons ATGGCAGACATGGAGGAGACGGGCGGTGTAAGTGCGTACGGAGCTGCGTTTGCAGGAGGAGGCTTCGACTTTTACAAGTTTATCCGCCAGCCTCAGACCATCGTGCGCTTTCTCAGCTGG aTTTTTGCCATGGTGGTGTTTGCCTGTATCACAGGAGAGGGCTATGTCAACACCCACTACGAAGCTGAAGCCAAATGCATCTTCAATCACAACGACTCAGCGTGTCATTATGCAGTCGGTATCGGGGTGATTGCTTTCCTGGCATGTGTGGCCTTCCTCGTGTTGGACGTTTACCTGCCTTTTATGAGCAACGCAGAGGAGAGGAAGTTTGCTGTCATAGCTGACCTGGGATTCTCAG GAGTGTGGACCTTCCtgtggtttgtgtgtttctgcctGTTGGCCAGTCAGTGGACTAAAACTCCCGATGACCACTCAATCCCCAAAGACGCCGCACGTGCCAGCATCGCTTTCTCGTTCTTCTCTATCGCCACCTGG GGAATCCTAACATACTTCGCCTTGGGTCGTTTCCGCCATGGTATAAATGATGTTGCCATCCCTACCTACACAGAGACGGTGCCGGATATTGCCACCCCTTATCCTCCAACCTATGCCCCCACCTCCTACAATCCCACCACTTACACCCCCACCACTTACACCCCCACCACTTACACCCCCACCACTTATACAGCCTATCCCAGCAATTTGCCTGACATCCAACAGCAGCCTCCTCTCGCCCAAAACCTCCCGCCCAAGGTAGATGCTGGCTACCAGCCGCCCAGCTACTGA
- the LOC116330917 gene encoding Fc receptor-like protein 5 isoform X2, translated as MKLTAQYVICLQHMCNTLASLGKLKKPCPKVHERVMEKRQALYFLPVLAVASFLIKISGSSSLRPVLTGPDLAFSGPRVVFRCVAPNVSPPVIYELIKDGRVRIGRDRDFHGGQVALFPIKVTAASEGSYHCRATAGGTREISNSIKLRVVTPPSYTRVTSEPFPPVAYEGSRMALSCDVEMGSHLSYSWFFNRKEITSSTSLPFHFVGNKLLVERVTPEYAGNYSCSAWTSVNEIKRISSSTEVQVTIKVYVSKPEISFSVHKEGTGYHGNVTCWSTRGSPPVNFYLLLDGKEVDSATAAQTLAAWFLVVVVPELDMGEARCRVKTENQDLTSEPVNLEVVPVGGNVKVEVEYLYTADSKLTTARLSCHVSRGTFPYISWLFNDSVLPSESHPDSHIQPILPHIAFADRRRSLVLTKLSPEESGYYRCRARDNYDDAGPWVESAAELVQVTVNSMSQAESSTETPPSESFCMNITEAVTITFCCFVLLILVVGSACVYKMFENKQAHTNSVPANSDALQSELTHQSGGNTADTTATDCDVQNQITEVTV; from the exons ATGAAGTTAACAGCCCAGTATGTTATCTGCTTGCAACACATGTGTAACACCCTTGCAAGCCTTGGCAAGCTGAAGAAACCATGCCCAAAGGTACATGAGAGGGTTATGGAGAAACGTCAGGCTCTTTATTTTTTGCCAGTTTTGG CTGTGGCAAGTTTCCTCATCAAGATAA GTGGATCAAGCTCTCTTCGCCCGGTGCTGACTGGTCCTGACCTGGCCTTCAGTGGCCCAAGGGTGGTTTTCCGTTGTGTTGCACCTAACGTCTCCCCACCAGTCATCTATGAGCTGATAAAGGATGGACGTGTGCGAATTGGCCGCGATAGAGATTTTCATGGTGGCCAAGTTGCATTATTCCCTATCAAAGTAACTGCAGCGTCAGAAGGGTCATACCACTGCAGGGCCACAGCTGGAGGAACCAGAGAAATCAGCAACAGCATTAAGCTGAGAGTAGTCA CTCCACCATCATATACCAGAGTGACCTCTGAACCCTTCCCCCCAGTTGCATATGAGGGGTCACGCATGGCCCTGAGCTGTGATGTTGAAATGGGGTCCCACCTTTCCTACAGCTGgttttttaacaggaaggaaatAACATCTTCCACTTCTCTCCCCTTCCACTTTGTGGGAAACAAGCTGTTGGTTGAGAGGGTAACTCCTGAGTATGCTGGAAATTATTCTTGTAGTGCTTGGACCAGCGTGAATGAGATCAAGAGGATTTCCAGCAGCACAGAGGTCCAGGTGACAATCAAAG TCTATGTTTCAAAGCCAGAGATCTCCTTCTCCGTTCATAAAGAGGGAACCGGTTACCATGGCAATGTGACGTGCTGGTCAACAAGAGGGAGCCCTCCGGTGAACTTTTATCTTTTACTAGATGGTAAAGAAGTGGACTCTGCCACAGCAGCTCAGACCCTCGCTGCCTGGTTCCTTGTAGTCGTAGTACCCGAGCTGGACATGGGAGAGGCACGATGCCGGGTGAAAACCGAGAATCAGGACCTCACGAGTGAGCCCGTGAACCTGGAAGTAG TCCCAGTTGGAGGAAATGTGAAAGTGGAGGTGGAATATCTGTACACAGCTGATTCCAAACTGACTACAGCAAGGCTGAGCTGTCACGTCAGCAGAGGAACTTTTCCTTACATCTCGTGGCTCTTCAATGACTCTGTCCTTCCCTCTGAGTCTCATCCGGATTCCCACATTCAGCCCATCCTGCCTCACATTGCCTTCGCTGACCGAAGACGATCCCTCGTCCTCACTAAGCTCAGCCCAGAGGAGTCTGGGTATTACCGCTGCAGGGCCAGGGACAACTACGATGACGCTGGGCCCTGGGTGGAGAGTGCAGCTGAGCTGGTCCAAGTCACAG TCAACTCCATGTCTCAAGCAGAGTCCTCAACCGAAACGCCACCAAGTGaaa GTTTTTGCATGAACATCACAGAAGCTGTCACCATCACATTCTGCTGCTTCGTTCTCCTCATTCTAGTAGTGGGTTCAGCCTGCGTGTACAAGATGTTTGAAAACAAGCAAG CTCATACCAACAGTGTTCCAGCAAA CTCTGATGCACTTCAGTCTGAACTGACACACCAGTCAGGGGGAAATACGGCTGATACTACCGCTACAGATTGCGATGTTCAAAATCAG atCACTGAGGTCACAGTATGA
- the LOC116330917 gene encoding Fc receptor-like protein 5 isoform X1, with protein MKLTAQYVICLQHMCNTLASLGKLKKPCPKVHERVMEKRQALYFLPVLAVASFLIKITSFSHYTQLKGTGGSSSLRPVLTGPDLAFSGPRVVFRCVAPNVSPPVIYELIKDGRVRIGRDRDFHGGQVALFPIKVTAASEGSYHCRATAGGTREISNSIKLRVVTPPSYTRVTSEPFPPVAYEGSRMALSCDVEMGSHLSYSWFFNRKEITSSTSLPFHFVGNKLLVERVTPEYAGNYSCSAWTSVNEIKRISSSTEVQVTIKVYVSKPEISFSVHKEGTGYHGNVTCWSTRGSPPVNFYLLLDGKEVDSATAAQTLAAWFLVVVVPELDMGEARCRVKTENQDLTSEPVNLEVVPVGGNVKVEVEYLYTADSKLTTARLSCHVSRGTFPYISWLFNDSVLPSESHPDSHIQPILPHIAFADRRRSLVLTKLSPEESGYYRCRARDNYDDAGPWVESAAELVQVTVNSMSQAESSTETPPSESFCMNITEAVTITFCCFVLLILVVGSACVYKMFENKQAHTNSVPANSDALQSELTHQSGGNTADTTATDCDVQNQITEVTV; from the exons ATGAAGTTAACAGCCCAGTATGTTATCTGCTTGCAACACATGTGTAACACCCTTGCAAGCCTTGGCAAGCTGAAGAAACCATGCCCAAAGGTACATGAGAGGGTTATGGAGAAACGTCAGGCTCTTTATTTTTTGCCAGTTTTGG CTGTGGCAAGTTTCCTCATCAAGATAA CTTCCTTCAGTCACTACACACAGCTTAAGGGCACAG GTGGATCAAGCTCTCTTCGCCCGGTGCTGACTGGTCCTGACCTGGCCTTCAGTGGCCCAAGGGTGGTTTTCCGTTGTGTTGCACCTAACGTCTCCCCACCAGTCATCTATGAGCTGATAAAGGATGGACGTGTGCGAATTGGCCGCGATAGAGATTTTCATGGTGGCCAAGTTGCATTATTCCCTATCAAAGTAACTGCAGCGTCAGAAGGGTCATACCACTGCAGGGCCACAGCTGGAGGAACCAGAGAAATCAGCAACAGCATTAAGCTGAGAGTAGTCA CTCCACCATCATATACCAGAGTGACCTCTGAACCCTTCCCCCCAGTTGCATATGAGGGGTCACGCATGGCCCTGAGCTGTGATGTTGAAATGGGGTCCCACCTTTCCTACAGCTGgttttttaacaggaaggaaatAACATCTTCCACTTCTCTCCCCTTCCACTTTGTGGGAAACAAGCTGTTGGTTGAGAGGGTAACTCCTGAGTATGCTGGAAATTATTCTTGTAGTGCTTGGACCAGCGTGAATGAGATCAAGAGGATTTCCAGCAGCACAGAGGTCCAGGTGACAATCAAAG TCTATGTTTCAAAGCCAGAGATCTCCTTCTCCGTTCATAAAGAGGGAACCGGTTACCATGGCAATGTGACGTGCTGGTCAACAAGAGGGAGCCCTCCGGTGAACTTTTATCTTTTACTAGATGGTAAAGAAGTGGACTCTGCCACAGCAGCTCAGACCCTCGCTGCCTGGTTCCTTGTAGTCGTAGTACCCGAGCTGGACATGGGAGAGGCACGATGCCGGGTGAAAACCGAGAATCAGGACCTCACGAGTGAGCCCGTGAACCTGGAAGTAG TCCCAGTTGGAGGAAATGTGAAAGTGGAGGTGGAATATCTGTACACAGCTGATTCCAAACTGACTACAGCAAGGCTGAGCTGTCACGTCAGCAGAGGAACTTTTCCTTACATCTCGTGGCTCTTCAATGACTCTGTCCTTCCCTCTGAGTCTCATCCGGATTCCCACATTCAGCCCATCCTGCCTCACATTGCCTTCGCTGACCGAAGACGATCCCTCGTCCTCACTAAGCTCAGCCCAGAGGAGTCTGGGTATTACCGCTGCAGGGCCAGGGACAACTACGATGACGCTGGGCCCTGGGTGGAGAGTGCAGCTGAGCTGGTCCAAGTCACAG TCAACTCCATGTCTCAAGCAGAGTCCTCAACCGAAACGCCACCAAGTGaaa GTTTTTGCATGAACATCACAGAAGCTGTCACCATCACATTCTGCTGCTTCGTTCTCCTCATTCTAGTAGTGGGTTCAGCCTGCGTGTACAAGATGTTTGAAAACAAGCAAG CTCATACCAACAGTGTTCCAGCAAA CTCTGATGCACTTCAGTCTGAACTGACACACCAGTCAGGGGGAAATACGGCTGATACTACCGCTACAGATTGCGATGTTCAAAATCAG atCACTGAGGTCACAGTATGA